Proteins encoded within one genomic window of Fragaria vesca subsp. vesca linkage group LG1, FraVesHawaii_1.0, whole genome shotgun sequence:
- the LOC101298264 gene encoding probable disease resistance protein At5g63020-like, giving the protein MDILITVAGKIAEYAVVPIIRQGGYIIHCKSNLHMLQTRLDELKATRGRMQNDIVAVERRGETIQPDVVLWMTERDKIIGKVEELLEDDQAKMECLHGFCPNLRTRHQLSRKSTKLLEVVVEMNGRVFPSIACGGRAEEVFLVSAKDYGEFDSRISTVNGIIDELKNLDTNKIGVYGIGGVGKTTLAEEVVRQVIKDGLFEDVVMVRDVKENPDIGRLQIEIAEKLGMSALESQSVAEKARQICGRIKNKKTLVVLDDIWSFFDLKVVGLPDVATCKILMTSRSREVSNKMGVQKEFQLAILGEKESWSI; this is encoded by the coding sequence ATGGACATTCTTATTACAGTTGCTGGAAAAATTGCCGAGTATGCAGTTGTACCAATTATACGCCAGGGAGGGTATATAATTCATTGCAAAAGCAACCTTCATATGCTACAGACTCGACTGGACGAACTGAAGGCTACCAGAGGGCGCATGCAGAATGACATTGTTGCAGTTGAAAGAAGAGGCGAAACAATCCAGCCTGATGTTGTGCTGTGGATGACAGAAAGAGATAAGATCATTGGAAAAGTAGAGGAATTATTGGAAGATGACCAAGCAAAGATGGAGTGTCTTCATGGTTTTTGTCCTAATCTGAGGACTCGTCATCAGCTAAGCAGGAAATCAACAAAGTTGTTGGAGGTGGTTGTTGAAATGAATGGAAGAGTTTTTCCCAGTATTGCATGTGGTGGTCGTGCTGAAGAGGTATTTCTTGTATCTGCCAAAGATTATGGGGAATTTGATTCAAGGATTTCAACTGTAAATGGAATCATTGATGAATTGAAAAATCTTGATACAAACAAGATTGGGGTGTATGGTATTGGAGGGGTTGGAAAGACCACACTAGCGGAAGAAGTTGTTAGGCAAGTTATAAAAGATGGGTTATTTGAGGATGTGGTCATGGTTCGAGATGTGAAAGAGAATCCAGATATTGGCCGACTTCAAATAGAAATTGCTGAAAAGTTAGGTATGAGTGCTCTGGAAAGTCAATCTGTAGCTGAAAAGGCACGTCAAATATGTGGAAGGATAAAAAACAAGAAGACACTGGTTGTTTTAGATGATATTTGGAGTTTCTTTGATTTAAAAGTCGTGGGACTTCCAGATGTGGCAACTTGTAAAATATTAATGACATCCCGAAGTCGAGAAGTATCCAATAAGATGGGTGTACAGAAAGAATTTCAGCTTGCCATCTTAGGCGAAAAAGAAAGTTGGAGTATTTGA
- the LOC101297967 gene encoding disease resistance protein At4g27190-like — protein sequence MFDTMDEARNSLLSLVIKLKGYSLLLDHDDDTSVRIHDLVHDVAIDIASRDGQLLSVACGDEFKTWPKNSKYSKISTKSGSLVALSDAWECKKFEMFYLRCEDKYRSLRVPNSFFANMEELKVLGLRNVTINFTSLKFLKNLQTLCLEDCIVEEDIALVGELRKLGILSLVDTNIEQLTDEIGELSCLQLLDLTGSCSLNVIAPNVLSRLTRLEDLRIRHSTNGWEDEDEGERSNASLSELKHLSRLTALEIHIPDPDMLPEDLFSVKLERFHVLIGNAAYENERSMNTLALQFTTGDKLDEGLKTLVKKSEDLSFMGVDNANQIAQLLDGEAVGKVKHLYLGELDSTYITNSKVVFTSLTTLEVVKCHGIKILLSSSVARSLDRLRTLKISNCGSMEEIVSDSSSIFPNLEAAAFGSIEMWSGPVPPIQFCTKLSVVQVDGATFSKHTAFLEELHNLETIFVTDSENKDKHSCREIFVDEVNNSGGEIHPLGILPQVKILKISDMNDLMNIGKESSQSAVPLFPKLEKLSVKDCPIRECKRMGVIVANEEGDHEIAFRRLKHLDLQNLPSLRGLCLGSCNLKFPSLETLRISKRLKLKLFPQDELLCTINYKYDTDVKNAPVDGDDRA from the exons ATGTTTGATACAATGGATGAAGCACGAAATTCATTGCTTTCATTGGTTATAAAGCTTAAAGGTTATTCTCTATTGCTAGACCATGATGATGACACATCCGTCAGAATACATGATCTTGTACATGATGTTGCCATTGATATTGCATCTAGGGATGGACAACTCTTATCAGTAGCATGCGGAGATGAGTTCAAAACTTGGCCCAAAAACTCAAAGTACAGCAAGATCTCAACCAAATCTGGCAGTCTTGTTGCACTTTCAGATGCTTGGGAATGCAAAAAATTTGAAATGTTCTATTTGCGCTGTGAAGACAAGTACCGGTCACTCCGAGTCCCAAACAGTTTCTTCGCAAACATGGAAGAACTCAAAGTGTTGGGTTTAAGAAATGTGACTATTAATTTTACATCTCTTAAGTTTTTGAAGAATCTTCAGACGTTGTGTTTAGAGGATTGCATTGTGGAAGAAGACATAGCTCTAGTTGGGGAGCTAAGGAAATTAGGAATTCTCAGCTTGGTAGACACCAATATTGAACAACTGACCGATGAAATTGGAGAATTGAGTTGTCTGCAATTGTTAGATTTGACCGGTAGCTGTTCTCTTAATGTGATTGCACCTAATGTTTTATCAAGATTGACAAGACTAGAAGACTTGAGAATCAGACACAGCACTAACGGATGGGAGGATGAAGATGAAGGTGAGAGAAGTAATGCTAGTCTTTCGGAGCTCAAGCACTTGTCTCGACTAACAGCATTGGAAATACATATTCCAGATCCTGATATGCTTCCAGAGGACTTGTTCTCCGTAAAACTAGAAAGATTCCATGTACTTATTGGCAATGCAGCCTATGAGAATGAACGGAGCATGAACACCTTGGCTCTGCAGTTCACTACTGGCGACAAACTGGACGAAGGTCTAAAGACGTTGGTGAAGAAATCTGAAGATTTGAGCTTCATGGGGGTAGATAATGCTAATCAAATTGCCCAATTATTAGACGGCGAAGCTGTTGGGAAAGTGAAGCATCTTTATCTCGGTGAACTAGATTCTACATACATCACAAATTCGAAG GTTGTGTTTACCAGTTTAACAACCTTGGAAGTGGTTAAGTGTCATGGTATAAAGATCTTGTTATCGTCTTCAGTGGCCAGAAGTTTAGATCGACTCAGGACTCTCAAGATTAGTAACTGTGGAAGCATGGAGGAGATAGTATCC GATTCATCATCAATCTTTCCCAACTTGGAAGCTGCGGCCTTCGGTTCCATAGAGATGTGGAGTGGTCCAGTACCCCCAATACAATTTTGTACCAAACTCAGTGTGGTTCAAGTTGACGGCGCGACCTTCTCCAAGCACACTGCTTTCCTTGAGGAATTACACAACCTTGAAACAATATTTGTGACGGACAGTGAAAACAAAGACAAGCATTCTTGCAGAGAAATATTTGTGGATGAAGTAAATAATAGTGGAGGGGAAATACATCCACTCGGGATCCTCCCACAAGTTAAGATACTGAAGATCAGCGATATGAATGATCTTATGAATATTGGGAAGGAGAGCTCTCAATCAGCAGTTCCACTTTTTCCAAAATTGGAGAAACTAAGCGTCAAGGATTGTCCC ATCAGGGAGTGTAAAAGAATGGGAGTAATAGTGGCAAATGAGGAAGGTGATCATGAGATTGCTTTCAGGCGGTTGAAACATTTGGACCTCCAAAATCTACCAAGTCTCCGAGGACTTTGCTTGGGAAGCTGCAATCTCAAGTTCCCTTCATTAGAAACTTTAAGAATAAGCAAGCGCCTCAAATTGAAGCTTTTCCCCCAAGATGAATTGCTATGCACAATAAATTACAAGTACGACACAGACGTTAAGAATGCTCCTGTGGATGGCGACGATAGAGCTTAA